The Leifsonia williamsii genome includes a region encoding these proteins:
- a CDS encoding DUF3027 domain-containing protein: protein MPDNDIADLLAAAPLAREALQEITPASSIGEPLGHVVEGDGVVSLLFESRLPGYPGWRWTVTVGRAEEDAAPTVLEVELMPGDDALLAPEWVPWSERLAEYQAAQEALAAEAGEESEEDDESEDDESDDDESDDDEDESDDDEEDSDDDDSDDDDGSDDDDDADDDDDSDDDSDDDDDSDDDDDDFDDDEDDEVHDLHLDDDVDGVDIDAVELDGVDSDADTDVTLDLAAEEEAALADADDEDDQDDADDSASAPGDSEVDESDEPEGDADADGPEPEAESGSEGAGDDQHDDEGDDPQR from the coding sequence ATGCCTGACAACGACATCGCGGACCTCCTCGCCGCCGCCCCGCTCGCCCGCGAGGCGCTGCAGGAGATCACGCCCGCGTCCTCGATCGGCGAGCCGCTCGGCCATGTGGTCGAGGGCGATGGCGTCGTCTCGCTGTTGTTCGAGAGCCGCCTGCCCGGCTACCCCGGGTGGCGCTGGACCGTGACGGTCGGCCGCGCCGAGGAGGACGCGGCGCCGACCGTGCTCGAGGTCGAGCTGATGCCCGGCGACGACGCGCTCCTCGCTCCCGAGTGGGTGCCGTGGTCCGAGCGTCTCGCCGAGTACCAGGCGGCGCAGGAGGCGCTGGCCGCGGAGGCGGGGGAGGAGTCGGAGGAGGACGACGAGTCCGAGGACGACGAGTCCGATGACGACGAGTCCGATGACGACGAGGACGAGTCGGATGACGACGAGGAGGACTCGGACGACGACGACTCCGACGACGACGACGGCTCGGACGACGATGACGACGCCGACGATGACGACGACTCGGACGACGACTCCGACGATGACGACGACTCGGACGACGATGACGACGACTTCGACGACGACGAGGACGATGAGGTGCACGACCTCCACCTCGACGACGACGTCGACGGCGTCGACATCGACGCGGTCGAGCTCGACGGCGTCGACTCCGATGCCGACACCGACGTCACGCTCGACCTCGCGGCGGAGGAGGAGGCGGCCCTCGCCGATGCCGACGACGAAGACGACCAGGACGACGCCGACGACTCAGCCTCGGCGCCGGGCGACTCCGAGGTAGACGAGTCCGACGAGCCCGAGGGCGATGCCGACGCCGATGGTCCAGAGCCAGAGGCCGAGAGCGGCTCCGAGGGCGCCGGCGACGATCAGCACGACGACGAGGGCGACGACCCACAGCGCTAG
- a CDS encoding cold-shock protein: MPTGKVKFYDDEKGFGFISSDDGQEVFLHASAIPAGAVVKAGTRLEFGIADGKRGAQALSVRVLEAPPSLVKLKRKSADDMAIIVEDLVKLLDGVGANLRRGKYPDKQHGAKIAAVLRRVADELDA; encoded by the coding sequence ATGCCAACCGGCAAGGTCAAGTTCTACGACGACGAGAAGGGCTTCGGCTTCATCAGCTCCGATGACGGCCAGGAGGTCTTCCTGCACGCCTCGGCGATCCCCGCCGGAGCCGTCGTGAAGGCGGGGACCCGCCTCGAGTTCGGCATCGCCGACGGCAAGCGCGGCGCGCAGGCGCTGTCGGTGCGGGTGCTGGAGGCTCCCCCGAGCCTGGTGAAGCTCAAGCGCAAGTCGGCGGACGACATGGCGATCATCGTGGAGGACCTGGTCAAGCTCCTCGACGGCGTCGGCGCCAACCTGCGCCGCGGCAAGTACCCGGACAAGCAGCACGGCGCCAAGATCGCCGCCGTGCTCCGCCGCGTCGCGGACGAGCTGGATGCCTGA
- a CDS encoding helicase-associated domain-containing protein produces the protein MSRTGAMTTTLALASRLRAMRDDDLLAGLHARSYRRAGVSDFFDLAEALLDADAVQEALLRLDRIELAALVALGRADVPLGPGAVAETLRGHAATAEVPRERVEAAVALLTDRLLVQPADEGAPGDAAVAPYDAVIARLEAWEAGGLPSPDALLDTAPPDPDPAADATREAGDRAAGDRLAAERAFEAVTAVSELLAELSREGARELQKGGLALPAAKRLAEALAVDQAAVPVVMSVASRAGLIAIEDAAWLPTEGARGWLRGATPERWQRLADAWLATLPGDVRTLLEAHAADRWGAALREHAAWLHPGSPREAQQRLDARLRDALWLGLATTDAAPGGPTGAARTAPSRDLTPSTPGTALLRDGSDAARAALAPLFPGEVDRVYLQHDLTIVSPGPLAPAIESRLRGMADIESRALASTFRLSPASVDRALTAGETAEGIRAFLTEISLTGLPQPIEYVITDAADRHGRVRVRDATGDGVRSAVRSPDATLLRTIEVDQSLAALRLVRSGESLVSRFARDVVFWALADARYPVLAEDAAGRPVPLRRNRVAHPRPASGRDQDAELIARLREHGSAGGDDAGEWLARQLDQAVRARQTVVVQVAMPDGRTLDLVLEPTGVGGGRLRGRDRTADVERTVPLSSVRGVRPAD, from the coding sequence GTGAGCCGGACCGGCGCGATGACGACGACGCTCGCCCTGGCCTCGCGGCTGCGGGCGATGCGCGACGACGACCTGCTGGCCGGGTTGCACGCGCGCAGCTACCGCCGTGCCGGCGTCTCCGACTTCTTCGACCTCGCCGAGGCGCTGCTCGACGCCGACGCCGTGCAGGAGGCGCTGCTCCGGCTCGACCGCATCGAGCTCGCGGCGCTGGTGGCCCTCGGCCGGGCCGATGTGCCCCTCGGCCCGGGTGCGGTCGCCGAGACTCTGCGCGGTCATGCCGCGACGGCGGAGGTTCCACGGGAGCGCGTGGAGGCCGCGGTCGCGCTGCTCACCGACCGGCTGCTGGTGCAACCCGCCGACGAGGGGGCGCCCGGCGACGCCGCGGTCGCGCCGTACGACGCGGTGATCGCGCGACTGGAGGCGTGGGAGGCGGGCGGCCTGCCCTCCCCCGACGCGCTCCTCGACACGGCGCCGCCGGATCCCGACCCTGCCGCGGACGCCACCCGGGAGGCGGGCGATCGTGCCGCGGGTGACCGCCTCGCGGCGGAGCGCGCCTTCGAGGCGGTGACCGCCGTCTCCGAGCTGCTGGCGGAGCTCTCCCGCGAGGGCGCGCGCGAGCTGCAGAAGGGCGGCCTCGCGCTGCCGGCGGCCAAGCGGCTCGCGGAGGCGCTGGCCGTCGACCAGGCCGCCGTGCCGGTGGTGATGAGCGTCGCCTCGCGCGCCGGGCTGATCGCGATCGAGGACGCGGCCTGGCTGCCGACGGAGGGTGCACGCGGCTGGCTGCGCGGCGCGACCCCCGAGCGGTGGCAGCGCCTCGCGGACGCGTGGCTCGCGACGCTCCCGGGCGACGTGCGCACGCTCCTGGAGGCGCACGCCGCCGACCGCTGGGGCGCCGCGCTGCGCGAGCACGCCGCCTGGCTGCACCCGGGATCGCCGCGGGAGGCGCAGCAGCGGCTCGACGCGCGGCTCCGCGACGCTTTGTGGCTGGGACTCGCGACGACGGACGCCGCTCCGGGCGGCCCGACGGGGGCGGCACGCACCGCGCCGTCGCGCGACCTGACACCGAGCACGCCGGGCACGGCCCTCCTCCGCGACGGGAGCGACGCCGCCCGCGCCGCCCTCGCTCCGCTGTTCCCGGGCGAGGTCGACCGGGTGTACCTGCAGCACGACCTCACCATCGTCTCCCCGGGGCCGCTCGCCCCCGCCATCGAGTCGCGCCTGCGAGGCATGGCCGACATCGAGAGCCGGGCGCTCGCCTCCACGTTCCGCCTCTCCCCCGCCTCGGTCGACCGCGCGCTGACGGCCGGGGAGACGGCGGAGGGAATCCGTGCGTTCCTGACGGAGATCTCGCTGACCGGGCTGCCGCAGCCGATCGAGTATGTGATCACCGACGCCGCCGACCGGCACGGACGCGTGCGGGTGCGCGACGCAACGGGCGACGGTGTGCGATCGGCGGTCCGGTCGCCGGATGCGACGCTGCTGCGCACGATCGAGGTCGACCAGTCGCTCGCGGCGCTGCGGCTCGTGCGGTCGGGCGAGTCGCTGGTGAGCCGCTTCGCGCGGGATGTGGTGTTCTGGGCGCTGGCCGACGCCCGCTACCCGGTGCTCGCCGAGGACGCCGCCGGCCGGCCGGTACCGCTGCGGCGCAACCGCGTCGCTCACCCGCGACCCGCCTCCGGCCGCGACCAGGATGCGGAGCTGATCGCCCGGCTGCGCGAGCACGGCTCCGCGGGCGGTGACGACGCGGGCGAATGGCTCGCCCGCCAGCTCGACCAGGCCGTGCGCGCCCGCCAGACCGTGGTCGTCCAGGTCGCGATGCCGGACGGCCGCACGCTCGACCTGGTGCTCGAGCCGACCGGCGTGGGCGGCGGGAGGCTGCGCGGCCGCGACCGCACCGCCGACGTCGAGCGCACGGTGCCGCTGTCGAGCGTGCGCGGGGTGCGGCCGGCGGACTGA
- a CDS encoding DNA repair helicase XPB: MSDGPLIVQSDRTVLLEVAHPAAEDARHDLAVFAELERAPEHIHTYRITRLGLWNARAAGHTAEDMLGTLERYSKFPIPQTVSVDVAETVARYGRLVIERDEEGTLLLRSDDLAVLTEVASAKRIAPLLEERRDDTTFVVQAWARGQLKQELVKLGWPAEDLAGYTPGTPHPIDLREDGWALRDYQRKAVTNFFDGGSGVVVLPCGAGKTLVGAGAMATSKTTTLILVTNTVSARQWRDELLRRTSLTADEIGEYSGQLKEVKPVTIATYQILTAKRKGEYAHLALLDALDWGLVVYDEVHLLPAPVFKLTAELQARRRLGLTATLVREDGREGDVFSLIGPKRFDAPWKEIEAQGFISPAACYEVRIDLPASERLSYAAAPDDERYRLAATAPAKLDVVKQLADRHAGERILVIGQYLDQIDELAEALGAPQLTGATPVDERERLFQEFRDGRTPVLVVSKVANFSVDLPEATVAIQVSGSYGSRQEEAQRLGRLLRPKESGLSASFYTLVSRDTVDQDFAQNRQRFLAEQGYSYTILDAHALAAA, encoded by the coding sequence ATGTCCGATGGCCCCCTGATCGTCCAGAGCGACCGCACCGTCCTGCTCGAAGTGGCGCATCCCGCCGCCGAGGACGCCCGCCACGACCTCGCCGTCTTCGCCGAGCTCGAGCGCGCGCCCGAGCACATCCACACGTACCGGATCACCCGGCTGGGGCTGTGGAACGCGCGCGCCGCCGGCCACACGGCCGAGGACATGCTGGGCACGCTGGAGCGCTACTCCAAGTTCCCGATCCCGCAGACGGTGTCGGTGGACGTCGCCGAGACCGTCGCGCGCTACGGCCGCCTGGTGATCGAGCGCGACGAGGAGGGCACGCTGCTGCTGCGCTCCGACGACCTCGCCGTGCTGACGGAGGTGGCGAGCGCCAAGCGCATCGCGCCGCTGCTGGAGGAGCGCCGCGACGACACGACGTTCGTCGTGCAGGCGTGGGCGCGCGGCCAGCTCAAGCAGGAGCTGGTGAAGCTCGGCTGGCCCGCGGAGGACCTCGCCGGGTACACGCCGGGCACCCCGCACCCGATCGACCTGCGCGAGGACGGCTGGGCGCTGCGCGACTACCAGCGCAAGGCGGTCACCAACTTCTTCGACGGCGGCTCCGGTGTCGTCGTCCTCCCCTGCGGCGCAGGCAAGACGCTGGTGGGCGCCGGCGCGATGGCGACCTCCAAGACGACCACGCTGATCCTCGTCACCAACACGGTGTCGGCGCGGCAGTGGCGCGACGAGCTGCTGCGGCGCACGAGCCTCACCGCGGACGAGATCGGCGAGTACTCGGGCCAGCTGAAGGAGGTCAAGCCGGTCACGATCGCGACCTACCAGATCCTCACGGCCAAGCGGAAGGGCGAGTACGCGCACCTGGCGCTGCTCGACGCGCTCGACTGGGGACTCGTGGTCTACGACGAGGTGCACCTCCTGCCCGCTCCGGTGTTCAAGCTCACCGCGGAGCTGCAGGCCCGCCGCCGACTGGGCCTGACGGCGACGCTCGTCCGCGAGGACGGCCGCGAGGGCGACGTGTTCAGCCTGATCGGGCCGAAGCGCTTCGACGCGCCGTGGAAGGAGATCGAGGCGCAGGGCTTCATCTCGCCGGCCGCCTGCTATGAGGTGCGGATCGACCTCCCGGCCTCGGAGCGCCTCAGCTACGCGGCCGCCCCCGACGACGAGCGCTATCGCCTCGCCGCCACGGCGCCGGCGAAGCTCGACGTCGTGAAGCAGCTCGCCGACCGGCACGCGGGCGAGCGCATCCTCGTCATCGGCCAATACCTCGACCAGATCGACGAGCTGGCGGAGGCGCTGGGCGCGCCGCAGCTCACTGGCGCGACGCCGGTTGACGAGCGGGAGCGGCTGTTCCAGGAGTTCCGCGACGGCCGCACGCCGGTCCTCGTGGTCAGCAAGGTCGCGAACTTCTCGGTGGATCTGCCGGAGGCGACGGTCGCCATCCAGGTCTCGGGCTCGTACGGCTCGCGGCAGGAGGAGGCTCAGCGGCTCGGGCGGCTGCTGCGCCCGAAGGAGTCGGGGCTGTCGGCGAGCTTCTACACGCTGGTCTCGCGCGACACCGTCGACCAGGACTTCGCACAGAACCGGCAGCGCTTCCTCGCCGAGCAGGGGTACTCGTACACGATCCTCGACGCGCACGCGCTGGCGGCGGCGTAG
- a CDS encoding VOC family protein has translation MGIRFENVGIAVRDLDAAIAFFTDLGLTLAGQDTVSGEWADTAVGLDGNHARIALLQTPGGDGRLELFEYLHPDAIETEPARPNDIGMHRVAFQVDDLDAALAIAARHGCHPLRGVANYQDVYRLTYLRGPSGILVMLAEDLRAG, from the coding sequence ATGGGCATCCGCTTCGAGAACGTCGGGATCGCCGTGCGCGATCTGGACGCCGCCATCGCCTTCTTCACCGACCTCGGGCTGACGCTGGCCGGTCAGGACACCGTCAGCGGCGAGTGGGCCGACACGGCTGTGGGCCTCGACGGCAACCACGCGCGGATCGCGCTGCTGCAGACGCCGGGAGGCGACGGGCGGCTGGAGCTGTTCGAGTACCTCCACCCCGACGCGATCGAGACGGAGCCGGCGCGGCCGAACGACATCGGCATGCACCGCGTCGCCTTCCAGGTCGACGACCTCGACGCGGCCCTCGCGATCGCCGCCCGGCACGGCTGCCACCCGCTGCGCGGTGTCGCGAACTACCAGGATGTCTACCGGCTCACCTACCTGCGCGGTCCGAGCGGCATCCTCGTGATGCTCGCGGAGGACCTCAGAGCGGGCTGA
- a CDS encoding aminoglycoside phosphotransferase family protein, with amino-acid sequence MIDARLARRLVDAQFPQWRSLPLRPVEHDGWDNRTFRLGDELSVRLPSAAGYREQVAKEQEWLPRLAPHLPLPIPSPVAVGVPGEGYPWPWSVYRWLPGRPLVLEQGVDAVALAEDVAGFLHALRAAPAEGGPAPGTHNFFRGAPPAVYEEEALAAFDLLDRVPGASLTRSRAHAIWADATATTWSAPPVWFHGDVAVGNLLMRDGRLSAVIDFGTSGVGDPACDLVPFWTFLDPPAADVFRDAVGLEDATWARAAGWALWKAAITVRDRPDHAEALHTLARLAATGPVSPL; translated from the coding sequence GTGATCGATGCCCGCCTCGCCCGGAGGCTGGTCGACGCCCAGTTCCCGCAATGGCGGTCGCTCCCGCTGCGCCCGGTCGAGCATGACGGCTGGGACAACCGCACCTTCCGGCTCGGCGACGAGCTGAGCGTCCGCCTCCCCAGCGCCGCCGGGTACCGCGAACAGGTCGCCAAGGAGCAGGAGTGGCTGCCGCGGCTCGCCCCGCACCTCCCGCTGCCGATCCCGTCGCCGGTCGCGGTCGGCGTGCCCGGGGAGGGCTACCCGTGGCCGTGGTCGGTGTATCGCTGGCTGCCCGGCCGCCCGCTGGTGCTCGAGCAGGGCGTCGACGCCGTGGCCCTCGCCGAGGACGTCGCCGGCTTCCTCCACGCGTTGCGGGCGGCACCCGCGGAGGGCGGGCCGGCGCCGGGCACGCACAACTTCTTCCGCGGTGCCCCGCCCGCGGTCTACGAGGAGGAGGCGCTCGCCGCCTTCGACCTGCTCGACCGGGTGCCCGGCGCCTCCCTCACGCGCAGCAGGGCTCACGCCATCTGGGCGGACGCGACGGCGACGACCTGGAGTGCGCCTCCCGTGTGGTTCCACGGCGATGTCGCGGTGGGCAACCTGCTGATGCGCGACGGGAGGCTCTCCGCCGTCATCGACTTCGGCACCTCCGGGGTCGGCGACCCCGCGTGCGACCTGGTGCCGTTCTGGACCTTCCTCGACCCTCCCGCCGCCGACGTCTTCCGCGACGCGGTGGGCCTGGAAGACGCGACCTGGGCACGCGCCGCGGGCTGGGCGCTGTGGAAGGCGGCGATCACCGTCCGCGACCGCCCTGACCACGCGGAGGCGCTGCACACCCTCGCGCGCCTCGCCGCGACCGGGCCGGTCAGCCCGCTCTGA
- a CDS encoding pyrimidine reductase family protein, which yields MTEPAIARLHPVPSEDALTDDDIAALYSAGTAGAAGSDDPWVRVNFVSSVDGAATVSGLSGGLSDAADRRVFDLLRRLCDVVVVGAGTVRAEGYGPMRVDQESQRARRESGMTEHPVFAIVSASLDLDPASPIFREAPERAIVVTTELARPEAREALSEVADVVVCGREHVDAARLVGELAGRGLTRIQCEGGPRLFADLVAARAVDELCLTVSPMLAAGGASRIATGAAPIVPERMRLAHVLQGGDTLLLRYVRS from the coding sequence ATGACTGAGCCCGCCATCGCCCGCCTCCACCCGGTGCCGTCGGAGGACGCGCTGACCGACGACGACATCGCGGCGCTGTACAGCGCGGGCACCGCCGGCGCAGCCGGCTCCGACGACCCGTGGGTGCGCGTCAACTTCGTGAGCAGCGTCGACGGCGCGGCCACGGTCAGCGGGCTCTCCGGCGGCCTCTCCGACGCGGCCGACCGACGGGTCTTCGACCTGCTGCGCCGGCTCTGCGACGTCGTGGTCGTGGGCGCGGGGACCGTCCGCGCCGAGGGCTACGGACCGATGCGCGTCGACCAGGAGTCGCAGCGGGCACGCCGCGAGTCGGGCATGACGGAGCATCCCGTCTTCGCCATCGTCTCCGCGAGCCTCGACCTCGACCCGGCGAGCCCGATCTTCCGCGAGGCGCCCGAGCGCGCGATCGTGGTCACGACCGAGCTGGCGCGGCCGGAGGCGCGGGAGGCGCTCTCCGAGGTCGCCGATGTCGTCGTGTGCGGCCGTGAGCACGTCGACGCCGCCCGGCTGGTGGGCGAGCTGGCGGGTCGTGGGCTCACCCGCATCCAGTGCGAGGGAGGCCCGCGCCTCTTCGCCGACCTCGTCGCGGCCCGCGCCGTCGACGAGCTGTGCCTGACGGTCAGCCCGATGCTCGCAGCAGGGGGAGCATCCCGCATCGCCACCGGGGCGGCCCCGATCGTGCCCGAGCGGATGCGGCTCGCCCACGTGCTGCAGGGCGGCGACACGCTGCTGCTGAGGTATGTCCGCTCCTGA
- the folP gene encoding dihydropteroate synthase, whose protein sequence is MPPSESSPSEPYLPPLRIPVRTIGDRTIDFSRRVAIMAVVNRTPDSFYDQGRTYAFDRAVDACFEAVALGADWVDIGGAPFAPGEPIPVEEEVERVVPVVAALRAGSDVVISVDTFDAEVARHAIEAGATVINDTTGLSDPRLVEVVAVSAATLVITHSLARPRTPYPRPHYDDVAAEVAAFLRDRVDRATAAGIPEERLIVDPGHDLNKNTLQSLELTRRLREIADLGLPTVAAVSNKDFIGETLDAPRSERLEGSLAAAVVSIVNGARIIRMHDVRASVAAARMTEAILGLREPAYLKHNMGDVND, encoded by the coding sequence TTGCCGCCGTCTGAGTCGTCGCCGTCCGAGCCCTACCTCCCGCCGCTGCGCATCCCGGTCCGCACGATCGGCGACCGCACCATCGACTTCTCCCGCCGCGTCGCGATCATGGCGGTCGTCAACCGCACGCCGGACTCCTTCTACGACCAGGGCCGCACCTACGCCTTCGACCGCGCGGTCGATGCTTGCTTCGAGGCCGTCGCGCTCGGCGCCGACTGGGTCGACATCGGCGGGGCGCCATTCGCGCCGGGCGAGCCCATCCCGGTCGAGGAGGAGGTGGAGCGGGTGGTCCCGGTGGTCGCCGCGCTGCGGGCCGGCTCCGACGTCGTCATCTCGGTCGACACCTTCGACGCGGAGGTCGCGCGCCACGCCATCGAGGCGGGCGCGACCGTGATCAACGACACCACCGGGCTCAGCGACCCGCGACTCGTGGAGGTCGTGGCCGTCAGCGCCGCCACCCTCGTCATCACGCACAGCCTCGCCCGCCCGCGCACCCCGTACCCGCGGCCGCACTACGACGATGTCGCCGCGGAGGTCGCCGCGTTCCTGCGCGACCGGGTCGACCGCGCGACCGCCGCGGGCATCCCCGAGGAGCGCCTGATCGTCGATCCCGGCCACGACCTCAACAAGAACACGCTGCAGTCGCTGGAGCTGACGCGCCGCCTGCGCGAGATCGCCGACCTGGGCCTCCCCACCGTCGCCGCGGTGTCGAACAAGGACTTCATCGGCGAGACCCTCGACGCCCCGCGCTCGGAGCGGCTGGAGGGGTCGCTGGCCGCGGCCGTGGTGTCCATCGTCAACGGCGCCCGCATCATCCGGATGCACGACGTGCGCGCGTCGGTCGCCGCCGCCCGCATGACGGAGGCGATCCTCGGCCTCCGCGAGCCCGCCTACCTCAAGCACAACATGGGAGACGTGAATGACTGA
- a CDS encoding NAD(P)/FAD-dependent oxidoreductase codes for MSRRTVVIAGAGLAGATTAVELRERGFEGRILLLGAEEHHPYIRPPLSKEYLKGEADIDAAYVKPGEWYSEHDVEFLPGTEAGSFDPGAHELFVAGGGRLTYDSLVLATGASARPLSVPGSGHGAVLQLRTIEDSQRLYAALEVGGRRIVVVGSGWIGMEVAAAARGFGNEVTVVGRSAVPLSAAIGRGPGAVFERLHTDHGVAFRNGDHVVAVEGATREQHAAEVVLASGERLHADLVVAGVGAAPNTRIGERSGLSVQNGLLTDKAMRTSAEDVYAVGDVANPFLPAIGRHLRNEHWANAIAGGTVAARAILGERASYDDIPYFYSDQYDLGMEFSGYAPLMADARVVYRGDVEARAFIAFWLRGDRVVGGMNVNVWDVQDDIQRLIRDGDRIDEQRLTDESVDLAAV; via the coding sequence ATGTCCAGACGTACCGTCGTGATCGCGGGCGCCGGTCTCGCCGGAGCCACCACCGCCGTCGAGCTGCGCGAGCGCGGCTTCGAAGGCCGCATCCTGCTGCTCGGCGCCGAGGAGCACCACCCCTACATCCGGCCCCCGCTGTCGAAGGAGTACCTGAAGGGCGAGGCCGACATCGACGCCGCCTACGTCAAGCCCGGCGAGTGGTACTCCGAGCACGACGTGGAGTTCCTGCCCGGCACGGAGGCCGGCTCATTCGACCCCGGCGCGCACGAGCTGTTCGTCGCCGGCGGCGGCCGGCTCACCTACGACAGCCTGGTGCTCGCGACAGGAGCGAGCGCCCGGCCGCTGTCCGTCCCGGGCAGCGGCCACGGCGCCGTCCTGCAGCTGCGCACCATCGAGGACAGCCAGCGGCTCTACGCGGCCCTGGAGGTCGGCGGCCGCCGCATCGTCGTGGTCGGCTCCGGCTGGATCGGGATGGAGGTGGCGGCAGCCGCACGCGGGTTCGGCAACGAGGTCACCGTGGTCGGCCGCTCTGCCGTGCCGCTCAGTGCGGCGATCGGGCGCGGCCCGGGCGCGGTCTTCGAGCGCCTCCACACCGATCACGGCGTCGCCTTCCGCAACGGCGACCACGTCGTCGCGGTCGAGGGCGCGACGCGCGAGCAGCACGCGGCGGAGGTCGTCCTCGCGTCGGGGGAGCGCCTCCATGCCGACCTCGTGGTCGCCGGGGTCGGCGCCGCCCCGAACACGCGGATCGGCGAGCGGTCGGGACTGAGCGTGCAGAACGGCCTCCTCACCGACAAGGCGATGCGCACCTCCGCCGAGGACGTGTACGCCGTCGGCGACGTCGCGAACCCGTTCCTCCCCGCCATCGGCCGGCACCTCCGCAACGAGCACTGGGCGAACGCCATCGCCGGCGGCACGGTCGCGGCGCGGGCGATCCTCGGCGAGCGGGCGTCGTACGACGACATCCCGTACTTCTACTCGGACCAATACGATCTGGGCATGGAGTTCTCCGGGTACGCGCCGCTCATGGCGGACGCGCGGGTGGTGTATCGCGGCGACGTGGAGGCGCGGGCCTTCATCGCCTTCTGGCTGCGGGGCGACCGCGTTGTCGGCGGCATGAACGTGAACGTGTGGGACGTGCAGGACGACATCCAGCGCCTCATCCGCGACGGCGACCGCATCGACGAGCAGCGGCTGACCGACGAGAGCGTGGACCTTGCCGCCGTCTGA
- a CDS encoding response regulator transcription factor: protein MNAGPRILIVDDEPNIRDLLTTSLRFAGFAVRAVGNGAQAISAVLEEEPDLIILDVMLPDMNGFGVTKRLRGAGYTAPILFLTAKDDTEDKITGLTVGGDDYVTKPFSLDEIVARIKAILRRTMQADEDAVIRAGELTMDQDTHEVFVGDTAIELSPTEFKLLRYLMLNPNRVLSKAQILDHVWEYDFNGDAGIVESYISYLRRKVDAHSSEPLIQTKRGFGYMLKAAKA, encoded by the coding sequence ATGAACGCAGGACCCCGCATTCTCATCGTCGACGACGAGCCGAACATCCGCGATCTGCTCACCACCAGCCTCCGCTTCGCCGGCTTCGCCGTGCGCGCGGTGGGCAACGGCGCACAGGCGATCTCCGCGGTCCTCGAAGAGGAGCCAGACCTCATCATCCTCGACGTCATGCTGCCGGACATGAACGGCTTCGGCGTCACCAAGCGGCTGCGCGGGGCCGGCTACACGGCTCCCATCCTGTTCCTCACCGCGAAGGACGACACCGAGGACAAGATCACCGGCCTCACCGTCGGCGGCGACGACTACGTGACCAAGCCGTTCAGTCTCGACGAGATCGTGGCGCGCATCAAGGCCATCCTGCGCCGGACCATGCAGGCCGACGAAGACGCGGTGATCCGCGCCGGCGAGCTCACCATGGATCAGGACACGCACGAGGTCTTCGTCGGCGACACCGCGATCGAGCTCAGCCCGACCGAGTTCAAGCTGCTGCGCTACCTGATGCTCAACCCCAACCGCGTGCTGTCGAAGGCGCAGATCCTCGACCACGTCTGGGAGTACGACTTCAACGGCGACGCGGGCATCGTGGAGTCGTACATCTCGTACCTGCGCCGCAAGGTCGACGCGCACTCCAGCGAGCCGCTGATCCAGACCAAGCGCGGCTTCGGCTACATGCTCAAGGCCGCGAAGGCGTGA